In the Ruminococcus sp. OA3 genome, one interval contains:
- a CDS encoding beta-propeller domain-containing protein — MNDDKLLEKIKRSADSCDVPEGLKPEMIDFAGQSGQEKRDRKVRRGIRYFAAAAAAVVVLLLVITQVPLRQKESSDASNTASAQSGSHDAKVAGKEDGTKEETAEGKRVLDTMYARAENYDDIYDAFQTQENYAKSWSVDDAMEADGAAVSGSSDSNVTSAESAVADAAPAAADTGGSAEYSGTNVQVEGVDEGDVVKTDGEYLYIIRNSRDIRIVKADGADLEEVSVIRLPEKASEGSIQEIYLDGDVLNIVCQRYDNSLKEKSADTYYMNYRAVTTLYTYDLKDRKEPKLTGEVSQDGTYHTSRKVGEYIYLFTDYYPAYQLERQEAYDGDDPYGIMPLAAGEAFAVSDIYLPTEGGGSQYLLITSVNIGKPDEIADKKAILDSASRFYVSTENIYLERDMWENTGDQTAIAKFSFRDGKIEGVGAAVIGGTVTDDFATNEYDGYLRVLTTRWSGSTQDNCIYVLNQDMEIAGKVDGLAEGESIYSARFMGNTGYFVTYRQVDPLFSVDFTDPENPKVLGELKVTGFSEYLHFYGENRLLGIGWETDPDTGTRKGLKLSMFDISDPSEVKEISKKVIENIDYFPGEYNYKALTVSPQKNVIGFVTTSYGNIGGSNSSYFVFRYDDKKGFENAMAYSSQNDVSSEFENSRGVYIDDTFYIANSDEVLAFDMKNGYEKTGELRD, encoded by the coding sequence ATGAATGATGATAAATTGCTGGAAAAAATCAAACGTTCAGCTGACTCCTGCGATGTGCCTGAGGGTCTGAAACCGGAAATGATTGATTTTGCCGGACAGTCAGGGCAGGAGAAAAGAGACAGAAAAGTAAGAAGGGGTATCCGCTATTTTGCGGCTGCAGCGGCAGCTGTTGTTGTGCTGCTGCTGGTGATCACACAGGTCCCTCTGAGACAAAAGGAATCTTCTGATGCTTCGAATACTGCTTCAGCCCAGAGCGGGAGCCACGACGCGAAGGTTGCCGGAAAAGAAGATGGTACAAAAGAAGAGACGGCTGAGGGCAAAAGGGTTTTGGATACGATGTATGCCCGGGCTGAAAATTATGATGATATCTACGACGCATTTCAGACTCAGGAAAATTACGCAAAAAGCTGGTCAGTGGATGATGCCATGGAGGCCGACGGAGCTGCAGTTTCCGGTTCTTCAGACAGCAATGTGACGTCTGCAGAGTCAGCTGTTGCCGATGCGGCCCCCGCTGCAGCCGATACGGGGGGAAGTGCAGAGTATTCCGGGACCAATGTACAGGTAGAAGGCGTGGACGAAGGTGATGTTGTAAAAACGGACGGAGAGTACCTGTATATCATACGGAACAGCCGCGATATACGGATCGTTAAGGCGGACGGAGCTGATCTGGAAGAAGTATCCGTGATCAGGCTCCCGGAAAAAGCTTCGGAGGGCAGCATTCAGGAAATCTATCTGGATGGCGATGTACTCAACATCGTATGTCAGCGGTACGACAATTCTCTGAAGGAGAAATCCGCAGACACTTATTATATGAACTACCGGGCAGTGACCACGCTGTATACCTACGACCTGAAAGACAGGAAAGAGCCGAAACTGACTGGCGAAGTTTCACAGGACGGAACTTATCATACCTCACGCAAGGTAGGAGAATATATCTATCTGTTCACTGATTACTATCCAGCGTATCAGCTGGAAAGACAGGAAGCATATGACGGCGATGATCCATACGGTATCATGCCGCTCGCAGCCGGTGAAGCGTTTGCAGTCTCCGACATTTATCTTCCGACGGAAGGCGGCGGGTCACAGTATCTGCTCATCACATCTGTCAACATCGGAAAACCAGATGAGATTGCAGATAAGAAGGCGATCCTGGACAGTGCGAGCCGTTTTTACGTCAGTACGGAAAATATTTATCTGGAACGGGATATGTGGGAGAATACGGGTGATCAGACAGCGATCGCCAAGTTCAGTTTCAGGGATGGAAAGATCGAAGGTGTGGGCGCTGCGGTCATAGGCGGTACCGTTACCGATGATTTTGCGACAAATGAATATGACGGTTATCTTCGCGTCCTGACGACGCGGTGGTCAGGGAGCACTCAGGATAACTGCATTTATGTGCTGAATCAGGATATGGAGATCGCAGGAAAAGTGGATGGCCTGGCAGAAGGAGAAAGTATCTATTCGGCACGGTTTATGGGCAATACAGGATATTTTGTAACGTACCGGCAGGTGGACCCTCTCTTCTCAGTGGATTTTACGGACCCGGAAAATCCGAAAGTTCTGGGAGAGCTTAAGGTAACAGGATTTTCGGAATATCTCCATTTTTATGGAGAGAACCGGCTGCTGGGAATCGGATGGGAGACAGATCCGGATACCGGAACACGGAAAGGCCTGAAACTTTCGATGTTTGATATATCCGACCCTTCGGAGGTGAAAGAGATCAGCAAGAAGGTGATTGAGAATATTGATTATTTTCCTGGGGAATATAACTATAAAGCGTTAACCGTCAGCCCTCAGAAAAATGTGATAGGATTCGTTACTACCAGTTACGGGAATATAGGAGGATCAAACAGCAGTTATTTTGTATTTCGTTATGATGATAAGAAAGGGTTTGAAAATGCCATGGCATATTCATCACAAAATGATGTGTCCTCTGAATTTGAGAATTCCAGAGGTGTCTATATCGATGATACCTTTTATATCGCAAACAGTGATGAGGTGCTGGCTTTTGATATGAAAAACGGATATGAAAAGACTGGAGAACTGAGAGACTGA
- a CDS encoding RNA polymerase sigma factor — MEDCKVLVERARAKDRDAFASLYEMVYADMYRFALYTLKNCHDAEDVVADAVADAYYGICGLKEAEAFKNWIFKILSNKCRRRLKEYTRKTSELPDDLEKGGDFTEDFQVRQAFARLSDEERLIISMHLFAGYTSREIARILHKNENTIRSKESRALAKMRQMLEE; from the coding sequence ATGGAGGACTGCAAAGTTTTGGTTGAACGGGCAAGGGCAAAAGACAGGGATGCGTTTGCCAGCCTGTATGAAATGGTCTATGCTGATATGTACCGTTTTGCTTTATATACACTGAAAAACTGTCATGATGCGGAGGACGTAGTCGCAGATGCAGTTGCAGATGCTTATTATGGAATCTGCGGGCTGAAAGAAGCGGAAGCCTTTAAAAACTGGATTTTTAAGATCTTGTCTAACAAATGCAGGCGCAGGCTGAAGGAATATACCCGGAAGACGTCTGAGTTGCCGGATGATCTCGAGAAGGGCGGGGATTTTACAGAGGATTTTCAGGTGCGGCAGGCGTTTGCCAGACTGTCTGATGAAGAACGCCTGATTATTTCCATGCACTTGTTTGCAGGATACACCAGCCGGGAAATTGCCAGGATCCTACATAAAAATGAGAATACGATTCGCTCAAAGGAAAGCCGGGCATTAGCAAAGATGAGACAGATGTTGGAAGAATAG
- a CDS encoding aminopeptidase encodes MDSRIEVLAAGLVNYSCGVKAGDRVYIHYIGRDTKELARQLVKEVYRAGGIPFIHFTDPQLQREQLLHATKEQMELMAEVDALEMSKMDCYIGVRGSDNVSELSDVPSECMALYDTYYQTPVHHGIRVPRTRWVILRYPNAAMAQLAGMSVEKFEDFYFQVCNLDYSKMHAAMGALTEYMERTDKVRITGPCTDLSFSIRDIPAIPCAGNMNIPDGEVYTAPVRESVNGKITYNAPSLYNGFTYDNICLEFEDGKIIKATANDTERINEVFNTDKGARYIGEFAIGVNPYILEPMKDILFDEKIQGSIHFTPGNCYQEAPNGNESAIHWDLVLIQRPEYGGGEIYFDDVLVRKDGRFVVQELECLNPENLQ; translated from the coding sequence ATGGACAGCAGAATTGAAGTGCTTGCCGCAGGTCTGGTGAATTATTCCTGCGGCGTAAAAGCAGGAGACAGAGTTTATATTCACTATATCGGCAGGGACACCAAAGAGCTTGCCCGGCAGTTGGTGAAAGAGGTATACCGGGCAGGGGGCATTCCGTTTATTCATTTCACGGACCCTCAGCTGCAGCGGGAGCAGCTGCTGCACGCTACAAAAGAACAGATGGAGCTGATGGCAGAGGTCGATGCACTTGAGATGTCAAAAATGGACTGTTACATCGGCGTGCGGGGAAGTGATAACGTATCAGAACTTTCCGATGTGCCGTCCGAGTGCATGGCGTTGTATGATACGTATTACCAGACTCCCGTACACCATGGGATCCGTGTACCCAGGACGCGCTGGGTGATACTGCGGTATCCCAATGCTGCAATGGCACAGCTGGCCGGGATGAGCGTGGAAAAATTTGAGGATTTCTATTTTCAGGTCTGCAATCTGGATTATTCAAAGATGCATGCGGCGATGGGGGCGCTGACTGAATATATGGAACGCACGGACAAAGTGCGTATCACCGGCCCGTGTACAGATCTTTCATTTTCCATCAGGGACATTCCCGCAATACCGTGTGCAGGGAACATGAACATACCGGATGGGGAGGTATATACCGCACCGGTCCGTGAATCTGTAAATGGTAAGATAACGTATAATGCGCCGTCACTGTATAATGGCTTTACCTATGACAATATCTGTCTGGAATTTGAGGATGGTAAAATCATAAAGGCAACTGCAAATGATACGGAGCGGATCAATGAAGTATTCAACACGGATAAAGGCGCGAGGTACATCGGAGAATTTGCGATCGGTGTCAATCCGTATATTCTGGAACCGATGAAAGATATTTTATTTGATGAGAAAATTCAGGGATCGATTCATTTCACGCCGGGAAACTGTTATCAGGAAGCTCCAAACGGGAATGAATCCGCGATTCACTGGGATCTGGTGTTGATCCAGCGTCCGGAATACGGCGGCGGAGAAATCTATTTTGACGATGTACTGGTCAGAAAGGACGGACGTTTTGTTGTTCAGGAACTTGAGTGCCTGAACCCCGAAAATCTGCAGTAG
- a CDS encoding SAM-dependent methyltransferase, translated as MEELEKLLMEYVNIDLNQMILSKARGKQTVSKVRIRPVLLKEELFFQMTCTEGAKELHSNCSQEDTIDAVLKWMEEQFGQLQLHARTADVTALVSKKGKLTVKCKKHTPVQQQNRNLAHNRVKDYILPAGRPVDFLVDLGVMKPDGQIVTKRYDKFRQINRFLEFIEDIIPRLDKNRELTILDFGCGKSYLTFAMYYYLHIVKQYEIQIIGLDLKADVIEHCNHLAKKYGYDKLQFYVGDIASFDRNEPVDMVVTLHACDTATDYALAKAVAWNASVILSVPCCQHELNGQIHNEILEPVLSYGILKERIAALITDGLRAGMLEEQGYETQILEFIDMEHTPKNLLIRAVKTNRPADRDKALEACMQSLHAEPTLKKLLYDQEHPGGAE; from the coding sequence ATGGAAGAATTAGAAAAATTACTGATGGAATATGTCAATATAGATTTAAATCAAATGATTTTGAGCAAGGCCAGGGGAAAACAGACAGTCTCCAAAGTCAGAATCCGCCCGGTACTGTTAAAGGAAGAGCTATTTTTTCAGATGACATGCACGGAAGGTGCTAAGGAGCTCCACAGCAACTGTTCGCAGGAGGATACGATAGATGCTGTTCTGAAATGGATGGAGGAACAGTTTGGCCAGCTGCAGCTGCATGCGCGTACTGCCGATGTGACAGCACTGGTCAGTAAAAAAGGGAAACTTACAGTAAAATGCAAAAAACATACACCGGTACAGCAGCAGAACAGAAATCTTGCACATAACCGTGTGAAGGACTACATTCTCCCGGCTGGCAGACCAGTTGATTTTCTGGTCGATCTGGGAGTAATGAAACCGGATGGACAGATTGTTACCAAAAGATATGATAAATTTCGCCAGATCAACCGTTTTCTGGAGTTTATTGAGGACATCATTCCCAGACTGGACAAAAACCGTGAATTGACAATCTTGGATTTTGGTTGTGGGAAGTCCTATCTGACATTTGCAATGTATTATTATCTTCATATTGTTAAACAATATGAAATACAGATCATCGGCCTGGATCTGAAGGCAGATGTGATCGAGCACTGCAATCATCTTGCAAAAAAATACGGATATGACAAATTACAGTTTTATGTGGGAGATATTGCCTCCTTTGACAGGAATGAACCGGTTGATATGGTAGTGACGCTGCATGCGTGTGACACTGCCACAGACTATGCACTTGCAAAAGCGGTTGCCTGGAATGCGTCCGTGATTCTGTCTGTGCCATGCTGCCAGCATGAACTTAACGGACAGATACATAACGAGATCCTGGAGCCGGTGCTGTCATATGGAATCTTAAAAGAACGGATAGCAGCTCTGATCACGGATGGACTGCGGGCAGGTATGCTGGAAGAACAGGGGTATGAGACACAAATCCTGGAATTCATTGATATGGAACATACGCCGAAAAATCTGCTGATCCGGGCAGTGAAAACAAATCGTCCGGCAGACAGAGATAAGGCGCTGGAGGCATGTATGCAGTCTTTACATGCGGAGCCGACACTTAAGAAATTATTATATGACCAGGAACATCCGGGAGGAGCCGAATGA
- a CDS encoding GTP pyrophosphokinase family protein, whose protein sequence is MNTTADEMELEWLKMEDPERFSKKAKQFSDAMMIYRCAIREVQTKLEVLDDEFSVRHRRNPIVSIKTRVKKPLSIGRKLEVNNLPYTVESMIENLHDVAGIRVICAFIDDIYHIAQMLSQQDDIRVLRIKDYIEKPKPNGYRSYHMIIEIPVFFSDRKQYVKVEVQIRTMAMDFWASLEHQIRYKKEIAGQEDLEVISRELTECAQIIAQTDVRMQNIKEMIGEFSKID, encoded by the coding sequence ATGAATACGACGGCTGATGAGATGGAACTGGAATGGCTGAAGATGGAAGACCCTGAACGGTTTTCCAAAAAAGCAAAACAGTTTTCAGACGCGATGATGATATATCGATGTGCAATTCGGGAAGTTCAGACGAAGCTCGAGGTTCTTGATGATGAATTTTCTGTGCGTCACAGAAGAAATCCTATCGTTTCTATTAAAACAAGAGTGAAAAAACCTTTGAGCATAGGGCGAAAACTGGAAGTAAACAATCTGCCGTATACTGTGGAGAGTATGATCGAAAATCTTCATGATGTTGCAGGGATACGCGTGATCTGTGCCTTTATCGATGACATTTATCACATTGCCCAGATGCTCTCACAGCAGGATGACATTCGTGTGCTGCGAATTAAGGACTATATAGAGAAACCCAAGCCGAATGGATACCGGAGTTACCACATGATCATAGAAATACCGGTGTTTTTCTCGGACAGGAAACAATATGTGAAAGTGGAAGTTCAGATCCGCACGATGGCAATGGACTTCTGGGCCAGCCTGGAACATCAGATACGCTACAAAAAAGAGATTGCCGGCCAGGAAGATCTGGAAGTCATCAGCAGGGAACTGACGGAGTGTGCGCAGATCATCGCACAGACTGATGTGAGGATGCAGAATATCAAGGAGATGATCGGAGAATTTTCTAAAATAGATTAA
- a CDS encoding DNA polymerase IV: protein MSDIIFHIDVNSAYLSWTSAHMLENGETLDLRTIPSIIGGDEKSRRGIVLAKSVPAKAFGIVTGEPVAAALKKCPMLTIAPPDHTLYGQYSRRLMELLHSYTSDIEKLSVDECFLYYTPIAHRFPSCMEAAQTIKDRIREELKFTVNIGIAPNKLLAKMASDFRKPDRVHTLWKDEIPQKMWPLPVGELYMVGHSSASRLNELGIHTIGELAAANPEFLMTHFKSHGRQMWEFANGIDRRPVTANPQDAKGIGNSTTLKKDAVTAEEAKKVLLTLAISVSGRLREAGQLAGSVCVEIKYHTFETVSHQTTLLTPTNTTGILHRYACQLFDEIWNGVPIRLLGIRTTKLVPEDTPTQMSIFDFQVPIQNSGDIAATESSVDSEKQKKLDAALDSIRKRFGDKAVTRGSLLSPPSETNEEES, encoded by the coding sequence GTGTCTGACATTATATTCCATATAGATGTAAACTCAGCTTACTTAAGCTGGACTTCCGCCCACATGCTCGAGAATGGTGAAACGCTTGATCTGCGAACAATTCCATCTATTATCGGGGGCGATGAAAAAAGCCGCCGGGGTATCGTACTGGCAAAATCTGTTCCCGCAAAAGCATTCGGCATCGTAACCGGAGAACCGGTAGCAGCGGCGCTGAAAAAATGCCCGATGCTCACGATTGCTCCGCCCGATCACACACTCTACGGTCAGTACAGCCGCCGTCTGATGGAGCTTCTGCACTCCTATACCTCTGACATTGAGAAACTGTCCGTAGATGAATGTTTTCTTTATTATACCCCCATAGCCCATCGTTTTCCTTCCTGCATGGAAGCCGCGCAGACGATCAAAGACCGGATCCGTGAGGAACTTAAGTTTACAGTCAATATCGGCATAGCTCCCAATAAACTGCTCGCTAAAATGGCGAGTGACTTTCGGAAACCCGACCGTGTCCATACCCTTTGGAAAGATGAAATTCCGCAGAAAATGTGGCCTCTTCCGGTAGGCGAACTGTATATGGTCGGACACTCAAGTGCATCCCGCCTGAACGAACTTGGCATCCACACGATCGGTGAGCTTGCTGCTGCCAATCCAGAATTCTTAATGACTCATTTCAAGAGCCATGGCAGACAGATGTGGGAGTTTGCAAACGGAATAGACAGGCGTCCGGTCACTGCAAATCCGCAGGATGCCAAAGGGATTGGTAATTCTACAACACTGAAAAAAGACGCTGTCACAGCGGAAGAAGCCAAAAAGGTACTTCTTACGCTTGCGATCAGCGTCTCAGGCAGGTTGAGGGAGGCAGGTCAGCTCGCCGGATCAGTCTGTGTTGAAATAAAATATCACACATTTGAAACAGTCTCCCACCAGACTACTTTGCTGACACCTACAAATACAACAGGCATACTTCACCGGTATGCCTGCCAGTTGTTTGACGAAATCTGGAATGGAGTTCCCATCCGCCTTCTCGGTATCCGCACCACAAAACTGGTTCCGGAGGATACCCCCACTCAGATGTCTATCTTTGATTTTCAGGTGCCCATACAAAATTCCGGGGATATAGCAGCAACAGAATCCTCTGTGGACTCTGAGAAACAAAAAAAACTGGATGCCGCACTTGACAGTATCAGAAAGCGGTTCGGTGATAAGGCAGTCACACGTGGAAGCCTTCTGAGTCCGCCTTCTGAAACGAATGAAGAGGAATCATGA
- a CDS encoding cupin domain-containing protein, which yields MNISEHLIREIVEKVLAESADAGRDEFVKKKTPEGVLMVKTETVKCEPFEQQGVAVKDIVSLHEAPRIGAGIMELDHTDFAWTLTYDEYDFVIDGVLEIEVGGQVLRGEKGDILYIPKGSRIHFRTPSTARFAYFVYPADWQTQS from the coding sequence ATGAATATCAGTGAACATTTAATACGTGAGATAGTAGAAAAGGTTCTGGCAGAATCGGCAGACGCGGGCAGAGATGAATTTGTCAAAAAGAAAACTCCGGAAGGAGTACTTATGGTAAAAACGGAGACTGTAAAATGTGAGCCATTCGAACAACAGGGTGTAGCGGTCAAAGATATTGTGTCTCTTCATGAAGCGCCCCGAATTGGGGCGGGAATCATGGAGCTGGATCATACAGATTTTGCATGGACTCTGACTTATGATGAATACGATTTTGTGATTGACGGGGTTTTGGAAATTGAAGTCGGCGGGCAGGTGCTCCGTGGGGAAAAAGGAGATATACTCTATATACCAAAAGGAAGTCGGATACATTTCCGGACTCCATCGACAGCGAGGTTTGCATATTTTGTCTATCCTGCGGACTGGCAGACACAGTCATGA
- a CDS encoding ethanolamine utilization protein EutH, with translation MFQELVNHITDFSVFTDSIREWVTHLSINSVIIFIMMIFMIVGAVDKIRGNKHGYGEQFDEGFMAMGPLAIAMAGVVAAAPVLAILLKPIIVPLYQLVGADASMFATTLLACDMGGYPLAMQLAGNDAIGNFAGLILGTMMGPTIVFTIPVALSIISKKDRPYLGAGVLAGLITVPIGCIVGGLLMNLTPYKINLLTILVNLIPVIIIAGLIVIGLWFAPGKMISGFNKFGTAVTVIITIFTAIAVFEYQTGIHLPLFDIMVIPDADGVVPLESGLLVCGQIAIVLIGAFPMVKWITKTFGRALNKIGGALGMDETGSAGLVATLANNIAMFNIMGEMNPKGKLLNVAFAVGAAFVFGDHLGFTAGVNSDMIFPVVIGKLAAGITALVLANILAPKLLAKVQNSVKETA, from the coding sequence ATGTTTCAGGAACTAGTGAACCATATTACAGATTTCAGTGTATTTACGGACAGCATAAGAGAATGGGTAACTCACTTATCCATAAACTCCGTCATCATATTTATCATGATGATTTTTATGATTGTGGGTGCGGTGGATAAGATCCGCGGAAATAAACACGGATACGGAGAACAGTTTGATGAAGGATTTATGGCGATGGGACCGCTGGCAATCGCAATGGCTGGTGTGGTAGCCGCAGCTCCGGTTCTTGCCATCCTGCTGAAGCCGATCATCGTACCGCTTTATCAGCTGGTAGGTGCGGATGCCTCCATGTTTGCGACAACACTTCTGGCATGTGACATGGGCGGATACCCGCTTGCCATGCAGCTCGCGGGAAATGATGCGATCGGAAATTTTGCCGGGCTGATCCTGGGAACGATGATGGGACCGACCATCGTCTTTACGATACCGGTCGCGCTGTCCATCATTTCCAAAAAAGACAGGCCTTATCTTGGGGCGGGAGTTCTGGCAGGACTTATCACAGTGCCTATTGGATGTATTGTAGGCGGGCTACTGATGAATCTGACACCGTATAAGATTAATTTACTGACGATTCTGGTGAATCTGATACCGGTTATTATCATTGCCGGTCTGATCGTGATCGGACTGTGGTTTGCTCCCGGGAAAATGATCTCAGGATTTAATAAATTCGGTACTGCAGTGACAGTCATCATTACAATCTTTACGGCAATCGCAGTTTTTGAATATCAGACAGGTATTCATCTTCCGCTGTTTGATATCATGGTGATTCCTGATGCGGACGGTGTTGTTCCGCTGGAGTCAGGCCTTCTCGTCTGCGGACAGATTGCAATCGTGCTGATCGGCGCCTTCCCGATGGTGAAGTGGATCACGAAGACGTTTGGCAGGGCACTGAATAAGATCGGCGGTGCGCTTGGCATGGATGAAACAGGATCCGCCGGTCTGGTGGCGACGCTTGCCAATAATATTGCCATGTTTAATATCATGGGTGAGATGAATCCGAAAGGTAAACTGCTGAATGTTGCATTTGCCGTAGGGGCAGCTTTTGTTTTCGGTGATCATCTCGGATTTACTGCGGGAGTCAATTCAGATATGATTTTTCCGGTCGTTATCGGCAAACTGGCAGCCGGCATTACAGCACTGGTACTTGCCAATATACTGGCACCGAAACTTCTTGCCAAAGTACAGAACAGTGTGAAAGAGACAGCATAG
- a CDS encoding EutN/CcmL family microcompartment protein codes for MKTGIVIGNIWATRKEERLLGYKLLLVRPIDMTDQSLKEAPIVVIDTIGAGMGETVIFVSGSSARSMARETDAPVDAAVVGIVDGQEIDETEGKGCFRN; via the coding sequence CTGAAGACGGGAATTGTAATTGGAAATATATGGGCGACCAGAAAAGAAGAACGGCTTCTTGGATACAAACTTCTCCTTGTGAGGCCAATCGACATGACAGACCAGTCCTTAAAAGAAGCACCGATTGTGGTGATCGATACGATCGGTGCCGGAATGGGAGAAACGGTGATATTCGTAAGCGGCAGTTCTGCACGCAGTATGGCGAGAGAAACAGATGCGCCTGTGGACGCTGCGGTCGTCGGTATTGTTGACGGACAGGAAATTGATGAGACGGAGGGAAAAGGATGTTTCAGGAACTAG
- the eutJ gene encoding ethanolamine utilization protein EutJ has protein sequence MNPDLERIDTYLEKVEKSEYEAMIPQSNGLKVGVDLGTAYIVLVVLDAQNNPVACEKQAAQVLRDGVVVDYTKALQIVRELKEKLETRISHALQNCAIAMPADTESSVKTHQYVAEGAGFEVTDVLDEPTAANAVYGIRDGVVADIGGGTTGIAVFKDGKVIHVHDEPTGGTHVSLVLAGHYHMTFDEAERFKQDDRNHEEVLSVVHPVLEKMGVIIRRGAGTYNPDAVYLCGGTCCLTGIEKVIERETGILTVKPKHPFLVTPAGIAMNCRL, from the coding sequence ATGAATCCTGATCTGGAACGAATCGATACGTATCTGGAGAAGGTGGAAAAATCAGAGTACGAGGCCATGATCCCTCAGAGTAACGGGCTTAAAGTCGGCGTTGACCTTGGGACAGCATATATTGTCCTGGTTGTGCTGGATGCTCAGAACAATCCGGTCGCATGTGAAAAACAGGCGGCACAGGTACTGCGTGACGGGGTGGTGGTGGACTATACAAAGGCACTGCAGATCGTCAGGGAACTGAAAGAGAAGCTTGAGACCAGGATTTCTCATGCCCTGCAAAACTGTGCTATCGCAATGCCTGCGGACACCGAGAGCAGTGTAAAGACGCATCAGTACGTTGCAGAGGGTGCCGGATTTGAAGTGACTGATGTGTTGGATGAACCGACAGCGGCAAACGCGGTTTACGGTATCAGAGACGGAGTCGTCGCAGATATCGGAGGCGGAACAACGGGAATAGCCGTATTTAAAGATGGAAAAGTTATACATGTTCATGATGAGCCGACTGGCGGAACACATGTATCATTGGTGCTTGCGGGTCATTACCATATGACTTTTGACGAGGCGGAACGTTTTAAGCAGGACGACCGCAATCATGAAGAAGTACTTTCGGTGGTGCATCCGGTCCTGGAAAAAATGGGAGTTATTATCAGACGCGGTGCGGGTACTTACAACCCGGATGCTGTTTACCTGTGCGGCGGAACCTGCTGTCTGACCGGGATCGAAAAAGTGATAGAAAGGGAAACCGGGATTTTAACAGTAAAGCCAAAGCATCCGTTTTTGGTGACCCCGGCGGGAATCGCCATGAACTGCAGGCTGTAA
- the pduL gene encoding phosphate propanoyltransferase — MEQTVQTVLEVMQKEGLIQVEVSARHVHLCERSIKVLFGPDAKLTPKRDLSQIGQYLSEERVNLIGPKGRKDKIAVLGPLRKETQVELSKSDCISLGVTAPVRQSGDTKDSGAITIEGPRGTLEIKEGVIIAQNHVHMTPESAGLLGLKDNQHVKVAVFSERPIIYGDVVIRISEKFRTRMHIDFDEANAALISGFTLGRIIADES, encoded by the coding sequence ATGGAGCAGACAGTACAGACCGTGCTGGAGGTCATGCAGAAAGAGGGGCTGATACAGGTTGAAGTCTCTGCAAGACATGTACATCTGTGTGAACGGTCAATAAAAGTTTTGTTCGGGCCGGACGCAAAGCTGACACCGAAGCGTGATCTCTCACAGATTGGACAGTATCTTTCAGAGGAAAGAGTCAATTTAATCGGACCAAAAGGAAGAAAAGACAAGATAGCAGTTCTCGGACCGCTGCGGAAGGAAACACAGGTGGAGCTTTCAAAAAGTGACTGTATCTCACTGGGCGTAACTGCTCCGGTTCGTCAGTCGGGGGATACGAAAGATTCCGGTGCGATCACGATCGAAGGTCCTCGCGGGACTCTTGAGATCAAAGAAGGAGTCATCATTGCCCAGAACCATGTACACATGACGCCAGAATCTGCAGGACTTCTGGGCCTTAAGGATAATCAGCACGTGAAAGTTGCCGTTTTTTCTGAACGTCCCATTATCTATGGAGATGTGGTGATCCGTATCAGTGAAAAATTCAGGACCAGAATGCACATTGATTTTGATGAGGCCAATGCCGCATTGATCAGCGGATTTACACTTGGGAGGATCATAGCAGATGAATCCTGA